A DNA window from Castanea sativa cultivar Marrone di Chiusa Pesio chromosome 7, ASM4071231v1 contains the following coding sequences:
- the LOC142642715 gene encoding uncharacterized protein LOC142642715, producing the protein MSLRIKAVVDKFVEELKEALDADIQDRIMKEREMQSYIQEREREVAEREAAWKAELSRREAEIARQEARLKMEKENLEKEKSVLMGTASNQDNQDGALEITVSGEKYRCLRFAKAKK; encoded by the exons atgtctCTTAGAATAAAGGCGGTGGTAGATAAGTTTGTGGAGGAGCTAAAAGAAGCACTGGATGCAGATATTCAAGACAGAATCatgaaggaaagagagatgcagaGTTACATCCAAGAGCGTGAACGCGAAGTCGCCGAACGTGAAGCCGCTTGGAAGGCTGAGCTCTCTCGTCGCGAG GCAGAGATTGCCCGACAAGAAGCAAGGCTGAAGATGGAGAAAGAAAAtcttgagaaagagaaaagtgtTCTAATGGGAACTGCATCAAATCAAGACAACCAAGATGGAGCTCTTGAAATCACTGTAAGCGGAGAAAAATATCGATGCCTCAGGTTTGCAAAGGcaaaaaaatga
- the LOC142643441 gene encoding pentatricopeptide repeat-containing protein At2g03880, mitochondrial, whose translation MFRHAMKAISKLKIIASASPSRSRSLSLVSIGSRNVPASSSSSLLDEFTNFCYQRDLPRAMKAMDAMQRHGLWADSITYSELIKCCLARGAVNEAKLVHNHVFSNGHQPKTFLINILLNMYVKFNLLDEAQELFDQMPERNVVSWTTMISAYTNAKLNAKALKSLILMLREGVMPNMFTYSSVLRACDGLLSLTQLHCCIIKAGLESDVFVRSALIDIYSKLGELQNALGVFNEMVTGDLVVWNSIIGGFAQNSDGDEALNLYKRMKRAGFPPDQSTLTSVLRACTGLALLELGRQVHVHVIKFDQDLILNNALLDMYCKCGSLKDANFVFTRMLEKDVISWSTMIAGLAQNGFSREALNLFQSMKNYGAKPNYITILGVLFACSHAGLVEDGWYYFQSMKKLFGIDPGREHYGCIIDLLGRAGKLDQAIKLIHEMGFEPDAVTWRALLGACRVHRNVDLAIFAAKQILKLDPEDAGTYILLSNIYANSQRWDEVAEVRRTMKVKGVRKEPGCSWIEVNKKIHAFILGDDSHPQIDEINSHLNQLIHRLMGLGYVPDTNFVLQDLEGEQREDSLRYHSEKLAIVFGMISMSRGKTIRIRKNIRICGDCHIFAKLLTKMEQRTIVIRDPIRYHHFQDGVCSCGDYW comes from the coding sequence ATGTTCAGGCATGCCATGAAAGCCATTTCAAAGCTCAAAATCATAGCATCTGCATCACCTTCCCGTTCGCGTTCACTCTCTCTCGTCTCCATTGGTTCGCGCAATGTGCCAGCCTCCTCCTCCTCGTCTCTGCTCGATGAGTTCACCAACTTCTGCTATCAAAGAGACCTCCCACGAGCCATGAAGGCGATGGACGCTATGCAAAGACACGGCCTCTGGGCCGATTCTATCACTTACTCCGAGCTCATCAAGTGTTGCTTGGCTCGCGGGGCTGTCAATGAGGCTAAGCTTGTTCATAACCATGTCTTCTCTAATGGGCACCAGCCAAAAACCTTTCTTATCAACATTCTTCTCAACATGTACGTGAAATTTAACCTCCTGGATGAAGCTCAGGAACTGTTCGACCAAATGCCTGAAAGAAACGTTGTTTCATGGACAACGATGATTTCAGCTTACACTAATGCTAAGCTCAATGCCAAGGCACTCAAGTCTTTGATACTGATGCTTAGAGAAGGTGTCATGCCTAATATGTTCACTTACTCTTCAGTTTTGAGAGCTTGTGATGGGTTATTAAGTCTTACACAGCTGCATTGTTGTATTATCAAAGCTGGTTTAGAATCCGATGTCTTTGTTCGGAGTGCTCTTATTGATATATACTCGAAATTGGGTGAGTTGCAAAATGCACTAGGTGTTTTCAATGAGATGGTGACTGGAGATTTGGTTGTTTGGAATTCTATTATAGGAGGATTTGCTCAAAACAGTGATGGTGATGAAGCTTTGAACCTGTATAAGAGAATGAAGAGAGCTGGTTTTCCACCTGATCAGTCGACACTAACTAGCGTCTTGAGGGCCTGCACTGGGTTAGCGCTTCTAGAATTGGGCAGACAGGTCCATGTGCATGTAATAAAGTTTGATCAAGATCTAATCCTTAACAATGCACTTCTGGATATGTATTGCAAGTGTGGCAGTTTGAAAGATGCAAACTTTGTGTTTACTAGGATGTTGGAGAAGGATGTAATCTCTTGGAGCACCATGATTGCAGGGTTAGCCCAAAATGGTTTCAGCCGAGAGGCACTAAACTTGTTTCAATCCATGAAAAATTATGGGGCAAAACCTAACTACATTACAATTCTGGGGGTTCTGTTTGCCTGTAGCCATGCTGGGCTTGTGGAAGATGGGTGGTACTACTTTCAATCGATGAAGAAACTTTTTGGGATCGATCCAGGAAGAGAGCATTATGGTTGCATTATTGATCTACTTGGAAGGGCTGGGAAGCTTGATCAAGCAATTAAGTTAATTCATGAGATGGGATTTGAACCAGATGCTGTGACATGGAGAGCTTTGCTGGGTGCATGCAGGGTTCACCGAAATGTGGATCTAGCTATATTTGctgccaaacaaattttaaaactgGACCCTGAAGATGCAGGAACCTATATATTGTTATCTAATATATATGCCAATTCTCAAAGGTGGGATGAGGTTGCAGAAGTTAGGAGGACCATGAAAGTTAAAGGAGTCAGGAAAGAACCAGGGTGTAGCTGGATTGAAGTGAACAAAAAGATTCATGCTTTTATTTTAGGAGATGACTCACATCCACAAATAGATGAGATCAACAGTCACCTAAACCAGTTGATTCATAGATTGATGGGGCTGGGTTATGTTCCAGACACTAATTTTGTCTTGCAAGATCTTGAGGGTGAACAGAGAGAAGACTCACTTCGATACCACAGTGAGAAACTGGCAATTGTCTTTGGTATGATCAGCATGTCAAGGGGGAAGACTATCAGGATCAGGAAAAACATCCGGATTTGCGGAGACTGTCATATCTTTGCAAAACTGTTAACGAAGATGGAACAGCGGACTATAGTGATTAGAGATCCCATTCGGTACCATCATTTTCAGGATGGGGTATGCTCTTGTGGGGATTATTGGTAA
- the LOC142643442 gene encoding uncharacterized protein LOC142643442 isoform X2, protein MELSYRTIISLLLLFLFSSITITITNAEDLEDPSSSSSIISRFQRYLQINTAQPTPNYEESTQFILSQAKSLSLEAQTFEFVQSKPFVLLKWPGSNPNLPSILLNSHTDVVPVEHHKWSHPPFGAHLDSLGNIYARGSQDMKCVGMQYLEAVRKLKASGFQPLRSVYLSFVPDEEIGGHDGVEKFVDSDVFTNMNLGIVLDEGLASPSEDYRVFYAERSPWWLVIKATGQPGHGAKLYDNSAMENLFKSIESVRRFRASQFDLVKAGLKAEGEVVSVNMAFLKAGTPSPTGFVMNLQPSEAQAGFDIRVPPTADPESLERRIAEEWAPASRNMTFEFKQKANVYDKFGKPLLTVTDSSNPWWDLLGEAVKKANGKLGKPEIFPAATDSRYFRELGFPAIGFSPMANTPILLHDHNEFLNQDEYLKGVDVYVSIIKAYASYVEHTRKEGSKDEL, encoded by the exons atggaGCTGAGTTACAGAACCATCATATCTCTATTACTCTTGTTCCTTTTTTcatcaataacaataacaataacaaacgCTGAAGATTTAGAAGAcccatcatcgtcatcatcaatCATCTCAAGATTCCAACGCTACCTTCAAATCAACACTGCTCAGCCAACCCCCAACTACGAAGAATCAACCCAGTTCATTCTCTCTCAAGCCAAATCTCTCTCCCTCGAAGCCCAAACCTTCGAGTTCGTCCAATCCAAGCCTTTCGTCCTCCTCAAATGGCCAGGCTCCAATCCCAACCTCCCTTCCATCCTCCTCAACTCTCACACCGACGTCGTTCCAGTCGAGCATCACAAGTGGTCCCACCCGCCCTTCGGGGCCCATCTCGATTCACTCGGTAATATTTACGCCAGAGGCTCCCAGGATATGAAGTGTGTTGGCATGCAATACCTTGAGGCCGTTCGAAAGTTGAAGGCTTCTGGCTTTCAACCACTTCGCTCTGTTTACCTGTCTTTTGTACCTGACGAGGAGATTGGTGGCCATGATGGTGTCGAAAAGTTCGTCGATTCCGATGTTTTCACCAATATGAACCTGGGGATTGTACTTGACGAAg GGTTGGCTTCCCCGAGTGAGGATTACAGGGTGTTTTATGCTGAGAGGAGTCCCTGGTGGCTAGTGATAAAGGCTACTGGACAGCCAGGCCACGGCGCAAAGTTGTATGACAATAGTGCTATGGAGAATCTATTCAAAAGCATTGAGAGTGTGAGAAGGTTCCGGGCTTCGCAGTTTGATTTGGTGAAGGCTGGTTTGAAGGCCGAGGGTGAGGTTGTTTCAGTTAATATGGCGTTTTTGAAGGCCGGCACGCCGTCTCCAACT GGTTTTGTCATGAATTTGCAGCCATCTGAAGCTCAAGCAGGTTTTGATATTCGGGTGCCACCAACTGCTGATCCAGAATCTTTGGAGAGACGAATTGCTGAAGAATGGGCTCCTGCCTCACGTAATATGACATTTGAG TTCAAGCAGAAGGCTAATGTGTACGATAAGTTTGGGAAGCCACTCCTCACTGTGACGGATAGTTCTAACCCCTGGTGGGACCTACTAGGAGAAGCTGTCAAAAAAGCTAATGGAAAACTTGGTAAACCAGAGATCTTTCCTGCTGCAACAGATTCTCGCTACTTCCGGGAACTAGGCTTTCCAGCCATTGGCTTCTCCCCTATGGCAAACACTCCTATCCTTCTCCATGATCATAATGAG TTTCTAAACCAAGATGAGTACTTGAAAGGAGTTGATGTCTATGTGTCAATAATCAAAGCTTATGCATCTTATGTTGAGCATACAAGAAAAGAAGGCTCCAAAGATGAGTTGTAA
- the LOC142643442 gene encoding uncharacterized protein LOC142643442 isoform X1: MELSYRTIISLLLLFLFSSITITITNAEDLEDPSSSSSIISRFQRYLQINTAQPTPNYEESTQFILSQAKSLSLEAQTFEFVQSKPFVLLKWPGSNPNLPSILLNSHTDVVPVEHHKWSHPPFGAHLDSLGNIYARGSQDMKCVGMQYLEAVRKLKASGFQPLRSVYLSFVPDEEIGGHDGVEKFVDSDVFTNMNLGIVLDEGLASPSEDYRVFYAERSPWWLVIKATGQPGHGAKLYDNSAMENLFKSIESVRRFRASQFDLVKAGLKAEGEVVSVNMAFLKAGTPSPTGFVMNLQPSEAQAGFDIRVPPTADPESLERRIAEEWAPASRNMTFELGQFKQKANVYDKFGKPLLTVTDSSNPWWDLLGEAVKKANGKLGKPEIFPAATDSRYFRELGFPAIGFSPMANTPILLHDHNEFLNQDEYLKGVDVYVSIIKAYASYVEHTRKEGSKDEL; encoded by the exons atggaGCTGAGTTACAGAACCATCATATCTCTATTACTCTTGTTCCTTTTTTcatcaataacaataacaataacaaacgCTGAAGATTTAGAAGAcccatcatcgtcatcatcaatCATCTCAAGATTCCAACGCTACCTTCAAATCAACACTGCTCAGCCAACCCCCAACTACGAAGAATCAACCCAGTTCATTCTCTCTCAAGCCAAATCTCTCTCCCTCGAAGCCCAAACCTTCGAGTTCGTCCAATCCAAGCCTTTCGTCCTCCTCAAATGGCCAGGCTCCAATCCCAACCTCCCTTCCATCCTCCTCAACTCTCACACCGACGTCGTTCCAGTCGAGCATCACAAGTGGTCCCACCCGCCCTTCGGGGCCCATCTCGATTCACTCGGTAATATTTACGCCAGAGGCTCCCAGGATATGAAGTGTGTTGGCATGCAATACCTTGAGGCCGTTCGAAAGTTGAAGGCTTCTGGCTTTCAACCACTTCGCTCTGTTTACCTGTCTTTTGTACCTGACGAGGAGATTGGTGGCCATGATGGTGTCGAAAAGTTCGTCGATTCCGATGTTTTCACCAATATGAACCTGGGGATTGTACTTGACGAAg GGTTGGCTTCCCCGAGTGAGGATTACAGGGTGTTTTATGCTGAGAGGAGTCCCTGGTGGCTAGTGATAAAGGCTACTGGACAGCCAGGCCACGGCGCAAAGTTGTATGACAATAGTGCTATGGAGAATCTATTCAAAAGCATTGAGAGTGTGAGAAGGTTCCGGGCTTCGCAGTTTGATTTGGTGAAGGCTGGTTTGAAGGCCGAGGGTGAGGTTGTTTCAGTTAATATGGCGTTTTTGAAGGCCGGCACGCCGTCTCCAACT GGTTTTGTCATGAATTTGCAGCCATCTGAAGCTCAAGCAGGTTTTGATATTCGGGTGCCACCAACTGCTGATCCAGAATCTTTGGAGAGACGAATTGCTGAAGAATGGGCTCCTGCCTCACGTAATATGACATTTGAG CTTGGGCAGTTCAAGCAGAAGGCTAATGTGTACGATAAGTTTGGGAAGCCACTCCTCACTGTGACGGATAGTTCTAACCCCTGGTGGGACCTACTAGGAGAAGCTGTCAAAAAAGCTAATGGAAAACTTGGTAAACCAGAGATCTTTCCTGCTGCAACAGATTCTCGCTACTTCCGGGAACTAGGCTTTCCAGCCATTGGCTTCTCCCCTATGGCAAACACTCCTATCCTTCTCCATGATCATAATGAG TTTCTAAACCAAGATGAGTACTTGAAAGGAGTTGATGTCTATGTGTCAATAATCAAAGCTTATGCATCTTATGTTGAGCATACAAGAAAAGAAGGCTCCAAAGATGAGTTGTAA
- the LOC142642935 gene encoding multiple organellar RNA editing factor 8, chloroplastic/mitochondrial, with the protein MAILSRSLPKTLSFLSRSLSTSTTATTTAFATASSSRSTISLLRPLAAAGVALRRLSPASSALRGLATRATSSSLNDPNPNWSNRPPKETILLDGCDFEHWLVVVEKPEGDPTRDEIIDSYIKTLAKVVGSEEEARMKIYSVSTRCYYAFGALVSEELSYKIKELPGVRWVLPDSYLDVKNKDYGGEPFINGQALPYDPKYHEEWIRNNARANERNRRNDRPRNFDRSRNFDRRRENVQNRDFQNRPPMQNPGPAVAGAPDFQNRPPMSNQPMQNPGPNMAGGPPNNMGMPPPNNMGMPPPNMSGIPPNNNMSGVPHNSFSNVPPNNNMGGNNYNGMPPNNYNGMPPNYNGIPPNNMGGVPPNNMGGAPPNNMGGGPPNNMGGGPPNPGWSNNMPNREYQNSYPPNMGPGGNPYSS; encoded by the exons ATGGCGATCCTCTCTCGCTCTCTCCCCAAAACCCTATCTTTCCTCTCGCGCTCTCTCTCCACCTCtaccaccgccaccaccacaGCCTTCGCCACTGCCTCCTCCTCTCGCTCTACCATCTCTCTCCTCCGCCCTCTCGCCGCAGCCGGCGTCGCCCTCCGCCGTCTATCCCCGGCTTCTTCTGCGCTTCGAGGCTTGGCGACTCGCGCGACTTCTTCATCGCTCAACGACCCAAACCCCAACTGGTCGAACCGGCCACCCAAGGAGACGATCTTGCTCGATGGCTGCGATTTCGAGCACTGGCTCGTCGTCGTGGAGAAGCCTGAGGGTGATCCCACCAGAGACGAGATCATCGATAGCTATATCAAAACCCTAGCCAAGGTCGTTGGAAG TGAGGAAGAAGCAAGGATGAAGATATACTCCGTTTCGACACGATGCTACTATGCATTTGGGGCTCTTGTATCCGAAGAACTTTCATACAAGATCAAAG AATTGCCTGGAGTCAGATGGGTTCTTCCTGATTCATATTTGGATGTTAAGAACAAAGATTACGGAG GCGAGCCTTTCATCAATGGGCAAGCACTTCCTTACGACCCTAAGTACCACGAGGAATGGATACGAAACAATGCTCGAGCAAATGAGAGAAATAGGCGCAATGATAGACCTCGTAACTTTGATAGATCAAGAAATTTTGACAGGAGGAGGGAAAACGTGCAGAACCGAGATTTTCAAAATAGGCCTCCTATGCAGAATCCAGGGCCTGCTGTGGCTGGAGCGCCTGATTTTCAAAACAGGCCTCCTATGTCTAATCAGCCTATGCAGAATCCAGGGCCCAATATGGCCGGAGGGCCTCCCAACAACATGGGAATGCCTCCCCCAAACAACATGGGAATGCCTCCCCCCAACATGTCTGGAATACCCCCAAACAACAATATGAGTGGAGTTCCTCACAACAGCTTCAGCAATGTCCCACCTAACAACAATATGGGCGGCAATAACTATAATGGGATGCCACCCAACAACTATAATGGGATGCCGCCCAACTACAATGGGATACCACCAAACAACATGGGAGGAGTGCCACCAAACAACATGGGAGGGGCACCACCAAACAACATGGGAGGAGGACCCCCAAACAACATGGGAGGAGGACCCCCTAATCCAGGATGGTCTAATAACATGCCTAACAGAGAATACCAGAATAGCTACCCTCCAAACATGGGGCCTGGTGGAAACCCTTACTCATCTTGA